In a genomic window of Pseudomonas putida:
- a CDS encoding methyl-accepting chemotaxis protein, whose translation MGAGLSQIVSGLQAGIEQLATSAQSLSAVTEQTNLEVSSQKEETEQVATAMNQMTATVHDVARNAEEAAVAAQTADGKVESGQLVVRQSMARIEQLADSATSASSSIESLSAEIQNIGTVLGVIKSVAEQTNLLALNAAIEAARAGEQGRGFAVVADEVRALAKRTQQSTEEIERLVSALRSAAQTSVQQIQSSGDLVKLAVSDALQTESALGSIAAAVSLIQQMNQQIAAAAEEQSSVAEEINRSVTSIRASADQSSLAMQGNAASSIELAQLGVELKGMVGHFRL comes from the coding sequence ATGGGCGCCGGGCTTAGCCAAATCGTCAGCGGCTTGCAGGCCGGCATCGAGCAATTGGCCACGTCAGCACAATCGTTGTCCGCGGTGACTGAACAGACCAATCTTGAAGTCAGCAGCCAGAAGGAAGAAACCGAGCAGGTCGCCACGGCCATGAACCAAATGACCGCCACCGTGCACGATGTCGCGCGCAACGCCGAGGAGGCTGCCGTGGCGGCGCAGACGGCGGATGGCAAGGTCGAAAGTGGTCAGCTCGTGGTGCGTCAGAGCATGGCGCGGATCGAACAATTGGCGGATTCGGCCACGTCGGCCAGTTCGAGCATCGAAAGCCTGAGCGCGGAAATCCAGAACATCGGTACCGTGCTCGGTGTGATCAAGAGCGTGGCCGAACAGACCAACCTGCTGGCGCTCAACGCGGCGATCGAAGCCGCCCGGGCCGGTGAGCAGGGCAGGGGCTTTGCCGTGGTGGCCGACGAAGTGCGCGCACTGGCCAAACGGACCCAGCAATCGACCGAGGAAATCGAGCGTCTGGTCAGCGCCTTGCGCTCGGCGGCGCAGACGTCCGTGCAGCAGATCCAGAGCAGCGGCGATCTGGTGAAACTGGCGGTCAGCGATGCACTGCAGACCGAAAGTGCGCTGGGCAGCATTGCGGCGGCGGTGTCGTTGATTCAACAGATGAACCAGCAGATCGCCGCGGCTGCCGAAGAGCAGAGCTCGGTGGCCGAAGAGATCAATCGAAGTGTCACGAGTATTCGAGCCAGCGCCGATCAGTCTTCACTGGCGATGCAGGGGAATGCGGCGTCGAGTATCGAGCTGGCACAGCTGGGGGTTGAATTGAAGGGGATGGTGGGGCACTTCAGGCTGTAA
- a CDS encoding LysE family translocator, whose protein sequence is MLSNYLGEFLALATIHFLAVVAPGPDFAVTIRQSVRFGRWIGICTALGIGAGISVHVLYTLLGVGALMHTTPWLLTAAKVIGGAYILYLGVSLLRSRPKSVLDGEKEADSPVVEQTLFKAFTTGFLTNATNPKATLFFLAIFTTIISTTTPLTIQALYGVWMCGVNALWFVIVALFFSSSRVRLLFLRMGHWFERTMGVILILFAGRLILSM, encoded by the coding sequence ATGCTTTCCAATTATCTGGGCGAGTTCCTGGCGCTGGCGACCATCCACTTTCTGGCCGTAGTCGCTCCCGGACCGGACTTCGCCGTAACCATCCGCCAGAGCGTGCGTTTTGGTCGCTGGATAGGTATCTGCACGGCACTGGGTATCGGCGCCGGCATTTCCGTGCATGTGCTGTACACCTTGCTGGGCGTCGGCGCGCTGATGCACACCACTCCATGGTTGCTGACCGCAGCCAAAGTGATTGGTGGTGCCTACATTCTGTACCTGGGTGTCAGCCTGTTGCGCAGCCGTCCCAAATCCGTGCTCGACGGTGAAAAAGAAGCGGACAGCCCAGTGGTCGAGCAAACCCTGTTCAAGGCATTCACCACCGGCTTTCTCACCAATGCCACCAATCCCAAGGCCACGTTGTTTTTCCTGGCGATCTTCACCACCATCATCAGCACCACGACACCGCTGACGATTCAGGCGCTATACGGGGTATGGATGTGCGGCGTGAACGCCTTGTGGTTTGTAATCGTGGCGCTGTTTTTTTCGAGCAGCCGGGTGCGCTTGCTGTTTTTGCGCATGGGGCATTGGTTCGAGCGAACCATGGGCGTGATCCTGATTTTGTTTGCGGGACGGTTGATCCTGTCGATGTAA
- a CDS encoding 2OG-Fe(II) oxygenase has translation MMLDVECLDQTCIKKLANEEVLAIRIKGWLPPPLALRIGDKILEPGFEGYINAPSIGRIGMAFYEAENQPLLIEDYFRRATRNIAELRNRCAPYASPVDTLRCMLDESWPAGAHLETLYGRKMYVGLSRVVKPDVCFLAHHDIFAKDAPDSFQARSLSAQFACNVYLNMPTKGGALQMWDHDISPERFDEMRGNSYGIDPVLLGTPTLEVRPEPGDFIMFNSRRMHAVTPGLNDPRLSLSFFVGYRGTASPLTFWS, from the coding sequence ATGATGCTGGACGTCGAATGTCTCGATCAGACGTGCATAAAAAAGCTGGCCAATGAAGAAGTTCTCGCCATCCGTATCAAGGGCTGGTTACCCCCGCCTTTGGCTTTGAGGATCGGCGACAAGATCCTCGAACCCGGCTTTGAAGGCTATATCAACGCGCCGAGCATCGGTCGCATCGGCATGGCGTTCTACGAAGCGGAAAACCAGCCGCTGCTGATCGAGGACTATTTCCGACGCGCCACTCGCAACATCGCCGAACTGCGCAACCGCTGCGCGCCCTACGCCTCCCCGGTCGACACCCTGCGCTGCATGCTCGATGAGTCCTGGCCAGCAGGTGCTCACCTGGAAACCCTCTACGGACGCAAGATGTATGTCGGGCTTTCCCGGGTGGTGAAACCCGACGTGTGTTTTCTCGCCCATCACGACATTTTCGCCAAGGACGCGCCGGACAGCTTTCAGGCCAGGAGCCTTTCGGCGCAGTTCGCCTGCAATGTCTATCTGAACATGCCCACCAAAGGCGGCGCCCTGCAGATGTGGGACCACGACATTTCGCCGGAACGGTTTGACGAAATGCGCGGGAACAGTTACGGCATCGACCCCGTCCTGCTGGGAACGCCGACTCTGGAAGTTCGCCCCGAGCCGGGGGATTTCATCATGTTCAACTCACGGCGCATGCACGCGGTGACACCGGGCCTGAACGATCCGCGCTTGAGTCTCTCTTTTTTCGTCGGCTATCGCGGTACCGCTTCCCCCCTGACCTTCTGGAGTTGA
- a CDS encoding alanyl-tRNA editing protein, with protein sequence MTLRLFFHSDDLKASVEILECTPHEQEFAVVLRATLFHPQGGGQPCDTGWIGESRVLRVMQDPERIIHFVDRPVNIGMTQIRIDEQRRQFNTRMHSAGHLIGHFVQAMGWMPIKAHHWPGEARVQFKPADCAQDVDAQTLQHGLEHWIAHDLPRLTSSREGSREIGFGELPAYGCGGTHVRSLKDLGTVTIESLSHKKGILSVHYHVD encoded by the coding sequence ATGACGCTTCGCCTCTTTTTCCACAGCGATGACCTCAAGGCCAGCGTGGAAATCCTGGAATGCACGCCCCACGAGCAGGAGTTTGCCGTGGTACTGCGCGCCACACTGTTCCACCCCCAGGGCGGCGGACAACCTTGCGACACCGGCTGGATTGGCGAAAGCCGGGTTCTGCGCGTGATGCAGGATCCCGAGCGGATCATCCATTTCGTCGATCGCCCGGTGAACATCGGCATGACGCAAATCCGTATCGACGAGCAACGTCGCCAGTTCAATACCCGCATGCACTCGGCCGGCCACCTGATCGGTCACTTCGTCCAGGCCATGGGCTGGATGCCGATCAAGGCACATCACTGGCCGGGCGAAGCAAGAGTGCAGTTCAAACCGGCGGACTGTGCACAGGACGTTGATGCACAGACGCTGCAGCACGGCCTGGAACACTGGATAGCCCATGACCTGCCGCGCCTGACCTCGTCACGCGAAGGTAGCCGGGAAATCGGTTTTGGTGAGCTGCCCGCCTACGGTTGCGGTGGCACCCACGTACGTAGCCTGAAGGATTTGGGTACGGTCACGATTGAATCCCTTTCGCACAAAAAAGGGATCCTGTCCGTTCACTATCACGTGGACTGA
- a CDS encoding LysR family transcriptional regulator encodes MSINLPLPLLGEMAIFVKVVETGSFSEAARQLGSSPSAVSRSISRLEKALAMRLLQRTTRKLRLSDGGEEVFKRCQDMVSAARSVMEISGQFTDEPEGVVRISVPKAVGRIVIHPHMPEFLRRYPKVDVEMLLEDRQVDLIDDHVDLAIRITDRPPAGLVGRQLLSIDHLLCATPQYLAEHGTPTHPHDLLNHSCIYLGETPSDARWKFKKGSKTVTVGVRGRYAANHTGVRFGAVLQHLGIGSLPYFTARRALEKGLMVQVLPDWTFLASYHGGAWLLHSPTRYLPPKIRVLIDYLVECLEKEPTLHQPGKSGPTNIAVSEYELPESDGLF; translated from the coding sequence GTGAGCATAAATCTTCCGCTGCCCCTGCTGGGTGAGATGGCGATTTTCGTCAAGGTTGTCGAGACCGGCAGTTTCTCCGAAGCAGCTCGCCAATTGGGCTCTTCGCCCTCGGCGGTCAGTCGCAGCATTTCGCGACTGGAGAAAGCCCTCGCCATGCGCTTGTTGCAACGCACTACACGCAAGTTGCGCTTGAGCGACGGTGGCGAGGAAGTGTTCAAGCGCTGTCAGGACATGGTCAGTGCGGCCCGGTCGGTGATGGAAATCAGTGGCCAGTTCACCGATGAGCCCGAAGGCGTGGTGCGCATCAGCGTGCCGAAAGCGGTTGGCCGAATTGTCATTCATCCGCACATGCCGGAGTTTTTGCGCCGCTACCCCAAGGTGGATGTGGAGATGCTGCTCGAGGATCGTCAGGTGGACTTGATCGACGATCATGTCGACCTGGCGATTCGTATCACCGATCGGCCACCGGCCGGGCTGGTGGGACGGCAATTGCTGAGCATCGATCATTTGCTCTGCGCGACACCACAGTATCTGGCCGAGCACGGAACGCCGACGCATCCCCATGATCTGCTCAACCACAGTTGCATCTACCTGGGTGAAACACCAAGCGATGCGCGCTGGAAGTTCAAGAAGGGCAGCAAAACCGTGACGGTCGGTGTGCGCGGGCGCTATGCCGCCAATCACACGGGTGTACGTTTCGGCGCCGTGTTGCAGCACCTGGGTATTGGCAGCCTGCCGTATTTCACGGCGCGTCGCGCTCTGGAGAAGGGGCTGATGGTGCAAGTGCTGCCGGACTGGACCTTTCTGGCGTCGTACCACGGAGGCGCCTGGTTGCTGCATTCGCCAACCCGTTACCTGCCGCCCAAGATACGGGTATTGATCGATTACCTGGTGGAGTGTCTGGAGAAGGAGCCGACGTTGCACCAACCGGGCAAGTCGGGGCCTACGAATATTGCGGTTTCGGAGTATGAGCTGCCCGAGAGTGACGGATTGTTTTAA
- a CDS encoding PA2817 family protein — protein MSNIVADHLVLLDHLRSILVAVGEADQVPEESHALFLERFDELRALLPVDPIESQYLGQDILCQVITRYPQIAHLVPRDLLWYFAGDCLHYMPDDEIDLYQALEERRFEAEQNDEPFDWNQEKQLLALSNEDSKH, from the coding sequence GTGTCCAACATCGTTGCCGATCATCTCGTTTTGCTCGACCACCTGCGCAGCATCCTGGTCGCCGTGGGTGAGGCCGACCAGGTGCCCGAAGAAAGCCATGCCTTGTTCCTGGAGCGCTTCGACGAACTGCGTGCACTGCTGCCGGTCGACCCGATCGAAAGCCAATACCTGGGCCAGGACATCCTGTGCCAGGTCATCACCCGCTACCCGCAAATCGCCCATCTGGTCCCGCGTGACCTGCTGTGGTACTTCGCCGGTGACTGCCTGCACTACATGCCCGATGATGAAATCGACTTGTACCAGGCGCTGGAAGAACGTCGCTTTGAAGCCGAACAGAACGACGAACCGTTTGACTGGAATCAGGAAAAGCAGCTGCTGGCGTTGTCGAATGAGGACAGCAAGCACTGA
- a CDS encoding acyl-CoA dehydrogenase — MLLLWIVVLVVGIAYLAHRRISPLPALGMVAIYLLAMGALSRAPGWLLVIFWVLLAVVAAPLLLPDLRRKFFSAPMFNWFQKTLPPMSQTERDAIEAGTVWWDGELFSGRPDWNKLLAYPKAQLNEEERAFIDGPTEELCAMVSDWQLGQTLDLPEQAWTFIKDNGFFALIIPKEYGGKGFSAYAHSQVAMKLASHSGDLASTVMVPNSLGPAELLLHYGTDEQRNHYLPRLARGEDIPCFALTGPLAGSDAGGMPDTGIICKGEWEGRETLGLRLNWEKRYITLGPVATLLGLAFKAYDPDHLLGDKEDLGISLALVPTDTAGVNIGRRHLPLGAAFMNGPNSGKDVFVPLEFLIGGQEMLGKGWMMLMNCLSVGRSISLPAVGTGMAKFTSLVTGQYAQIREQFNVPIAAFEGIQEAMARIGGNAWMMDAARMLTANAVDLGEKPSVLSAILKYQLTERGRECISHAMDVHGGKGIILGPKNYLGRMWQGAPICITVEGANILSRNLMIFGQGAIRCHPFVLKEMALAGREDKDQALTEFDGLLLKHIGFAVGNAASTLVLNLGFGHLEHLPGDRLSQGYFRALNRQAAAFALLADLSMMLLGGELKRRERLSARLGDVLSNLYLASAALKRYNDLDAPQHMEPLFIWAMEESLGQAERAMDELLNNFPNKVMACLLRVIMFPFGRRHKGPSDKLGAAVAGVIGRAKGDPALEELLQGCYRPQSNDDPVGILQHTCDRLSAAQPLQKKLHLALKSGQVKPVAGEHVIDAALEAGVLQAAEAQTLREAETARRKVIDVDDFDKEEIALAAGKVR; from the coding sequence ATGCTGCTGTTGTGGATAGTGGTTCTGGTTGTCGGGATAGCTTATTTAGCCCACCGTCGTATCTCCCCGCTGCCCGCTCTGGGCATGGTCGCCATCTACCTGCTGGCCATGGGCGCCCTCAGTCGCGCGCCGGGCTGGTTGCTGGTGATTTTCTGGGTTCTGCTCGCGGTAGTGGCAGCGCCTTTGCTATTGCCTGACCTGCGGCGCAAATTCTTCAGCGCGCCGATGTTCAACTGGTTCCAGAAAACCCTGCCCCCCATGTCGCAGACCGAACGCGACGCCATCGAAGCCGGCACCGTGTGGTGGGACGGCGAACTGTTCAGCGGACGTCCGGACTGGAACAAACTGCTGGCCTATCCAAAGGCACAACTGAACGAAGAGGAACGCGCCTTTATCGATGGTCCGACCGAAGAACTCTGCGCCATGGTCAGCGACTGGCAGCTGGGGCAAACCCTGGACCTGCCGGAGCAGGCCTGGACGTTCATCAAGGACAACGGCTTTTTTGCCCTGATCATTCCCAAGGAATATGGCGGCAAGGGCTTTTCGGCCTACGCCCACTCGCAAGTGGCGATGAAACTGGCGAGCCACAGCGGCGATCTCGCCTCCACCGTGATGGTCCCCAACTCCCTCGGCCCGGCCGAACTGCTGCTGCATTACGGCACCGACGAACAACGCAACCACTACCTGCCGCGCCTGGCACGGGGCGAGGATATTCCCTGCTTCGCGCTGACCGGGCCGCTGGCCGGCTCCGACGCCGGCGGCATGCCCGACACCGGCATTATCTGCAAGGGTGAATGGGAAGGTCGGGAAACCCTCGGCCTGCGTCTGAACTGGGAAAAGCGCTATATCACCCTCGGCCCGGTGGCCACCCTGCTCGGCCTGGCATTCAAGGCTTATGACCCGGATCATCTGCTGGGCGACAAGGAGGACCTGGGTATCAGCCTGGCATTGGTGCCAACCGACACCGCGGGCGTGAACATCGGTCGCCGTCACCTGCCATTGGGCGCGGCGTTCATGAACGGTCCGAACTCCGGCAAGGACGTGTTCGTCCCGCTGGAATTTCTGATCGGCGGCCAGGAAATGCTCGGCAAGGGCTGGATGATGCTGATGAACTGCCTGTCGGTCGGGCGTTCGATTTCCCTGCCGGCGGTGGGCACCGGCATGGCCAAGTTCACCAGCCTGGTCACCGGTCAGTACGCGCAGATCCGCGAGCAGTTCAATGTGCCGATTGCGGCGTTCGAAGGCATTCAGGAAGCCATGGCCCGCATCGGCGGCAACGCCTGGATGATGGACGCCGCGCGGATGCTGACGGCCAACGCGGTGGACCTTGGAGAGAAACCGTCGGTGCTGTCGGCGATTCTCAAGTATCAACTCACCGAACGCGGTCGCGAATGCATCAGCCACGCGATGGATGTGCACGGTGGCAAGGGAATCATCTTGGGGCCGAAAAACTATCTCGGGCGCATGTGGCAAGGCGCACCCATCTGCATCACCGTGGAAGGCGCGAACATTCTCTCGCGCAACCTGATGATCTTCGGCCAGGGCGCCATTCGCTGCCATCCTTTCGTGCTCAAGGAAATGGCCCTGGCGGGTCGCGAGGACAAGGATCAGGCACTGACCGAGTTCGATGGCCTTCTGCTCAAGCACATCGGGTTTGCCGTGGGTAACGCGGCCAGCACGCTGGTGCTGAATCTCGGCTTTGGTCATCTGGAACACCTGCCGGGTGACAGGCTCAGCCAGGGTTATTTCCGCGCCCTCAATCGACAGGCCGCGGCGTTCGCATTGCTGGCCGACCTGAGCATGATGTTGCTCGGCGGTGAACTGAAACGTCGCGAACGCCTGTCGGCACGGCTGGGGGATGTGCTGAGCAACCTGTACCTGGCCAGCGCCGCCCTCAAGCGCTACAACGACCTCGACGCGCCACAGCACATGGAGCCGCTGTTTATCTGGGCCATGGAGGAAAGCCTCGGCCAGGCCGAACGCGCCATGGATGAACTGCTGAACAATTTCCCGAACAAGGTCATGGCGTGCCTGCTGCGGGTGATCATGTTCCCGTTTGGCCGTCGCCACAAAGGACCGTCGGACAAGCTCGGGGCCGCCGTCGCCGGGGTGATCGGTCGGGCCAAGGGCGATCCCGCCCTCGAAGAGCTGCTGCAGGGTTGCTACCGTCCGCAATCGAACGACGATCCGGTGGGTATCCTGCAACACACCTGCGACCGCTTGAGTGCTGCGCAACCGTTGCAGAAAAAGCTTCACCTGGCGCTCAAAAGCGGCCAGGTCAAACCGGTCGCCGGTGAACATGTCATCGATGCGGCGCTGGAGGCCGGCGTGCTGCAAGCTGCAGAAGCGCAAACCTTGCGTGAGGCCGAGACTGCGCGGCGCAAGGTGATCGATGTGGATGATTTCGACAAAGAGGAAATCGCACTGGCCGCAGGCAAGGTCCGCTGA